From a single Terriglobales bacterium genomic region:
- a CDS encoding replication-associated recombination protein A, whose translation MNLFSSLPDRETAKSASTPLAERMRPRTLDEVVGQEHLLAPGKPLRLQIERDDPGSIIFWGPPGVGKTTLAQIIARVTKADFIEFSAVLSGIKEIKQVMADAAKARDFGTRTIVFVDEIHRFNKAQQDAFLPHVEKGNIRLIGATTENPSFEIISALLSRSRVYTLKPLTEEQIVSLLRRALADRERGLGAMDVGAEDDALAKVAAYASGDARSAYNVLEIAAKLAQDHAAKGAKAAITSDIITDALQKRVLLYDKSGEEHYNLISALHKSVRNSDVDASLYWLGRMLASGEDPLYIARRVVRMAVEDIGLASPQALSITLAARDAYDFLGTPEGELALAQAVAYLALAPKSNAIYTAFGTVTEDVEKTAADSVPLHLRNAPTGLMKAFGYGQGYQYAHDLESKVADMQCLPDNLRDRRYYHPTMEGFERELSKRMEEIARAKSEAAKDHKESE comes from the coding sequence ATGAATCTGTTTTCTTCTTTGCCCGACCGTGAGACAGCGAAGAGCGCATCCACGCCGCTGGCCGAGCGCATGCGTCCGCGCACTTTGGACGAAGTGGTCGGCCAGGAGCATCTGCTCGCTCCCGGCAAGCCCCTGCGCCTACAGATTGAACGCGATGATCCTGGCTCCATCATCTTCTGGGGGCCTCCCGGAGTGGGAAAAACCACTCTTGCCCAAATCATCGCCAGAGTCACGAAAGCTGACTTCATCGAGTTTTCGGCCGTGCTGAGCGGAATTAAGGAAATCAAGCAAGTCATGGCCGATGCGGCCAAAGCTCGCGACTTCGGCACGCGGACCATTGTCTTCGTCGATGAAATTCATCGCTTCAACAAAGCCCAGCAGGATGCATTTCTTCCTCATGTCGAAAAAGGCAACATCCGTCTGATCGGTGCAACCACCGAGAATCCGTCATTCGAGATCATCTCGGCACTGCTCTCGCGCTCGCGCGTGTACACGCTAAAACCGCTGACGGAAGAACAAATAGTGTCGCTGCTGCGCCGAGCGTTGGCTGATCGCGAGCGTGGTCTCGGAGCCATGGACGTCGGCGCCGAAGATGACGCACTGGCAAAGGTCGCAGCCTACGCCAGCGGCGATGCGCGTTCCGCGTACAACGTCCTTGAGATCGCGGCGAAGTTAGCGCAGGACCATGCTGCGAAAGGTGCTAAGGCCGCCATCACTTCAGACATCATCACCGACGCGCTGCAAAAGCGCGTGCTCCTGTACGACAAGTCAGGGGAGGAGCACTACAACCTGATCTCAGCGCTGCACAAGAGCGTGCGCAACAGCGACGTGGACGCGTCGCTTTATTGGCTCGGGCGCATGCTCGCCTCCGGCGAAGATCCTCTGTACATCGCTCGCAGAGTTGTGCGAATGGCGGTCGAGGATATCGGCCTCGCATCTCCACAAGCCCTGAGCATCACGCTTGCAGCTCGCGATGCTTATGATTTTCTCGGCACGCCGGAAGGCGAGTTGGCGTTGGCGCAAGCCGTGGCTTATCTCGCGCTGGCTCCAAAATCGAATGCGATTTATACCGCCTTCGGAACTGTTACCGAGGACGTCGAAAAGACCGCCGCCGATTCTGTTCCTCTTCATCTCCGCAATGCGCCGACTGGATTGATGAAGGCCTTCGGCTACGGTCAGGGGTATCAGTATGCCCACGACTTGGAATCGAAAGTCGCCGACATGCAATGTCTTCCCGACAACCTCCGCGATCGCCGCTACTACCACCCGACCATGGAGGGCTTCGAACGCGAACTCAGCAAGCGCATGGAAGAAATCGCGCGAGCAAAGAGCGAAGCCGCAAAAGATCATAAAGAATCTGAATAA
- a CDS encoding YdcF family protein: MFAVIWVCGVYWFVNRQANKDESQRADAIVVFGAAEYAGRPSPVYRARLDHAYTLFREGMAPLIVTTGGGAQDPHFTEGGVGRDYLVSRGVPDRNIIAETQSNDTSESAVRVANIFRENGIHTCLAVSDSYHMFRVKQMLGREGITVYASPRPDSRLPSQWERIRLKLREVMSYTAWKLRLPI; the protein is encoded by the coding sequence ATGTTTGCGGTGATTTGGGTTTGCGGTGTCTATTGGTTCGTTAATCGCCAGGCAAATAAGGACGAATCTCAGAGAGCGGACGCCATCGTTGTTTTCGGCGCCGCCGAATACGCCGGCCGTCCGTCGCCTGTCTATCGAGCGCGCCTGGACCACGCTTACACCTTGTTTCGTGAAGGCATGGCGCCGCTGATTGTCACCACCGGCGGTGGCGCGCAGGATCCACACTTCACCGAAGGTGGGGTTGGGCGAGATTACCTGGTGAGTCGCGGGGTTCCAGATCGGAACATCATCGCCGAGACGCAAAGCAACGACACCAGCGAATCCGCAGTGCGCGTCGCGAATATCTTCCGCGAGAACGGAATTCACACTTGTCTCGCAGTGAGCGACAGCTATCACATGTTCCGCGTCAAGCAAATGCTCGGACGAGAGGGAATCACAGTGTATGCTTCACCCCGACCTGACTCCCGCCTGCCCAGCCAATGGGAACGTATTCGCCTCAAGCTCCGGGAAGTCATGAGCTATACCGCGTGGAAACTCCGCCTGCCAATTTGA
- a CDS encoding RNA methyltransferase, which translates to MSVSSQSGQRLRPVSSRQNALVKKLREAFAQGTSNDGFCAVEGIRLIEEAIRSRLKVHALFVRESAQARAERILDQLSKHAEALLLPNDVFDSAATTEHPQGIAALVQIPRFDLEAALGPSPALVIVAAGIQDPGNLGTLVRSAEAFGAGSMISIEGTVSQWNTKVIRASAGSVFRLPVIKISSEDLTAELKSREIAALALVAPRSAQTADPDGSSPQNARRLQDSDLTRSCALFIGNEGAGISRELFSAIDEFVAIPQTRVESLNAGVAASVALYEAQRQRSARR; encoded by the coding sequence ATGTCGGTATCCTCCCAAAGCGGGCAAAGACTGCGTCCGGTCTCCAGCCGGCAAAATGCGCTGGTCAAGAAGTTGCGCGAGGCTTTCGCGCAGGGAACCTCGAATGACGGCTTCTGTGCGGTCGAAGGAATCCGCCTGATCGAAGAGGCAATTCGCAGCCGCTTGAAAGTTCACGCGCTCTTCGTACGAGAGTCTGCGCAAGCGAGGGCTGAACGCATCCTTGATCAGCTCAGCAAGCACGCGGAAGCGCTGCTCCTTCCGAATGACGTTTTTGACAGCGCTGCAACGACTGAGCATCCGCAGGGCATCGCCGCACTCGTACAGATTCCTCGATTCGACCTCGAGGCCGCACTGGGTCCCAGTCCAGCATTGGTGATTGTGGCCGCCGGAATTCAGGACCCGGGAAATCTGGGGACGCTTGTCCGCTCAGCAGAGGCCTTTGGTGCTGGCTCAATGATTTCCATTGAAGGCACGGTGAGCCAGTGGAACACAAAGGTAATTCGTGCCTCCGCGGGCTCCGTTTTCCGGCTTCCCGTCATAAAGATATCCTCCGAGGATCTGACGGCCGAGTTGAAGTCTCGCGAGATCGCGGCACTTGCGCTGGTCGCGCCGCGATCGGCGCAAACCGCCGATCCGGATGGAAGCAGCCCGCAAAATGCACGCAGATTGCAGGACTCAGATCTCACGCGCTCTTGTGCATTGTTTATCGGCAATGAAGGAGCGGGTATTTCGCGAGAACTTTTCTCAGCTATCGACGAGTTCGTAGCCATTCCGCAAACTCGGGTGGAGTCGCTGAACGCCGGAGTTGCGGCCTCTGTTGCATTGTATGAAGCCCAGCGGCAACGGAGCGCGCGCAGATGA
- a CDS encoding L-threonylcarbamoyladenylate synthase, translating into MPAELLKINSSQPEPKLVSYAAERIRQGLVLGMPTDTFYGLAADPVNLRAVERIYEIKSRSRHKPLSLLVESIDQAADLSRNPPDVFHHLARKYWPGPLTIIVKASSRLPLKVTANTGNVALRVPDSPIPVAIIREIGFPITATSANLLGASECTTAECVREQMGDRISIIVNGGRTQRDVPTTIVDLSGNPMQWQIIRDGAIPADEISPILWPDVEHD; encoded by the coding sequence TTGCCGGCAGAACTTCTGAAGATCAACAGCAGCCAGCCGGAACCAAAACTAGTAAGTTACGCTGCCGAACGCATCCGCCAGGGCCTGGTGCTGGGAATGCCGACGGACACCTTCTACGGCCTTGCCGCCGATCCGGTGAACCTTCGCGCCGTGGAGCGCATTTACGAGATCAAGAGCCGCTCGCGCCACAAGCCGCTCTCGCTGCTGGTCGAAAGCATCGATCAGGCAGCCGATCTTTCGCGCAATCCTCCAGATGTATTCCATCACCTTGCGAGGAAATACTGGCCGGGACCGCTGACCATCATCGTGAAGGCCAGTTCGCGATTGCCGTTAAAAGTGACGGCCAACACCGGCAACGTTGCTCTCCGCGTGCCGGACTCCCCGATTCCTGTGGCCATCATTCGCGAGATTGGATTTCCCATTACCGCAACCTCGGCGAACCTGCTGGGAGCGTCTGAATGCACCACGGCGGAGTGTGTCCGCGAACAAATGGGCGATCGAATCTCCATCATCGTCAACGGCGGCCGCACACAGCGCGACGTACCGACCACCATCGTCGATCTAAGCGGCAATCCCATGCAGTGGCAGATCATCCGCGATGGCGCAATTCCCGCGGATGAGATTTCGCCCATCCTCTGGCCTGATGTCGAGCACGACTAA